In the bacterium BMS3Abin08 genome, one interval contains:
- a CDS encoding glutamine amidotransferase, with the protein MVLIIKNIAAEGPGTIEDFLKQRNIRYRIVEFAEGEAFEDLGEFSHLVVMGGPMAVYEMDRYAYLKDEAELIADYIENKKRVLGVCLGAQMVAHVLGARVYPGEENETGWYKVKITPEGMADPAMKGLGINNTSEAEVFQWHGDTFDLPGGSVRLASSDAYENQAFRYGSGVYAFQFHIEVTPRIIRGWFEDENEYDVEEMVSHTEKIFEGYLKRAVAFYEGFFS; encoded by the coding sequence ATGGTTTTGATCATTAAAAACATTGCTGCGGAAGGTCCGGGAACCATCGAGGACTTCCTGAAGCAGAGGAATATCAGGTACCGGATAGTGGAATTCGCAGAGGGTGAGGCCTTTGAAGACCTGGGGGAGTTTAGCCATCTCGTGGTGATGGGCGGGCCGATGGCGGTTTATGAGATGGACCGTTATGCCTACCTGAAGGACGAGGCTGAACTCATTGCGGATTACATAGAGAATAAAAAGAGGGTCCTTGGCGTTTGTCTCGGCGCGCAGATGGTTGCCCATGTCCTGGGGGCAAGGGTCTATCCCGGGGAGGAGAACGAGACCGGCTGGTATAAAGTGAAAATCACCCCGGAGGGTATGGCCGACCCGGCAATGAAGGGGCTTGGTATAAACAATACCTCCGAGGCAGAGGTATTTCAATGGCATGGCGATACCTTTGACCTGCCTGGGGGGTCGGTGAGGCTGGCCTCCTCTGACGCGTATGAGAATCAGGCTTTCCGTTACGGTAGCGGGGTCTATGCCTTTCAGTTTCATATAGAGGTAACCCCCCGGATCATCAGGGGCTGGTTTGAAGATGAGAACGAGTATGATGTTGAAGAAATGGTCAGCCATACAGAGAAGATTTTCGAGGGATATCTTAAGAGGGCCGTGGCCTTTTATGAGGGATTTTTTTCTTGA
- the nrgA_1 gene encoding ammonium transporter NrgA, translating to MKFSAYLIFTLLWSTLVYDPVAHWVWGGGWLGSYGVLDFAGGIVVHVTSGISALAAALVIGKRKGYLKEAMTPHNLPMTVLGAGILWFGWFGFNAGSALSSGKLSTIAFVTTHIAAVSATLTWMLIEWVQHGKPTMFGAATGAIAGLATITPAAGFVSPMSALVIGIAAGLFCYTALNVKGKLGYDDSLDAFGVHGVGGALGTLSAGLFASLAINSGGANGLFYGNARQFLVQAGGVAFVAIYSFIVSIVLFKVVDVMVGLRIEEDEEVQGLDVTQHGEEGYFF from the coding sequence ATGAAGTTTTCGGCTTATCTGATCTTTACACTTCTGTGGTCAACCCTGGTTTACGATCCCGTAGCCCACTGGGTTTGGGGAGGCGGGTGGCTCGGCAGTTACGGCGTTCTTGACTTTGCGGGAGGCATAGTTGTTCATGTAACTTCCGGAATCTCGGCGCTTGCAGCCGCTCTTGTGATCGGAAAGCGAAAGGGATATCTTAAGGAGGCGATGACACCCCATAACCTGCCGATGACGGTGCTTGGTGCGGGGATCCTCTGGTTTGGGTGGTTCGGATTCAACGCCGGAAGCGCCCTCTCTTCCGGTAAGCTGAGCACCATCGCCTTTGTCACAACCCATATTGCAGCAGTGTCTGCAACACTTACATGGATGCTGATCGAGTGGGTCCAGCATGGAAAGCCCACTATGTTCGGAGCCGCGACCGGTGCGATTGCCGGTCTTGCAACCATCACCCCGGCGGCAGGTTTTGTAAGCCCTATGTCTGCTCTGGTAATAGGAATAGCAGCGGGTCTTTTCTGTTATACCGCCCTTAATGTCAAGGGTAAGCTTGGTTATGATGATTCACTCGATGCCTTTGGTGTCCACGGAGTGGGTGGCGCTTTAGGTACATTGAGTGCCGGGCTCTTTGCATCACTGGCGATCAATTCAGGTGGTGCCAATGGGCTTTTTTACGGAAATGCCAGGCAATTCCTGGTACAGGCAGGTGGGGTTGCATTTGTAGCTATATATTCCTTTATAGTAAGTATAGTCCTCTTTAAGGTAGTCGATGTAATGGTTGGCCTCAGGATTGAGGAAGATGAGGAGGTTCAGGGACTCGATGTGACACAACATGGTGAAGAGGGATATTTCTTTTAA
- the nrgA_2 gene encoding ammonium transporter NrgA translates to MSVKQPWVRGRGSGGILKEGALLILFVLLFYGAASGAQAGKVDSGDTAWILISAALVMLMTPGLALFYGGMVRRKNVLGTIMHSFIAIAIISIQWILIGYSLSFGPDVKGVIGSLDWFGLSGVGLEPGKYAPTVPQLAFMIYQAMFAVITPALISGAFAERR, encoded by the coding sequence ATGTCCGTAAAGCAACCGTGGGTCAGGGGTCGGGGGTCGGGAGGAATACTTAAAGAGGGGGCGTTATTAATCCTTTTCGTTTTGTTGTTTTATGGAGCAGCCTCAGGAGCGCAAGCCGGTAAGGTTGACTCCGGCGATACGGCGTGGATTCTTATTTCCGCTGCTCTTGTCATGCTTATGACACCGGGACTTGCACTTTTTTATGGCGGGATGGTGAGGAGGAAGAATGTCCTTGGAACAATCATGCACAGCTTTATAGCCATTGCAATAATCAGTATACAGTGGATACTGATAGGCTATAGCCTGTCTTTTGGCCCCGATGTAAAAGGCGTCATAGGAAGCCTTGACTGGTTCGGGCTGAGTGGCGTCGGCCTTGAACCCGGTAAGTATGCACCAACGGTTCCACAGTTGGCTTTCATGATATATCAGGCGATGTTTGCGGTAATCACGCCTGCCCTTATAAGCGGTGCCTTTGCCGAGAGGCGGTAA
- the nifA_1 gene encoding nif-specific regulatory protein, with protein MSSLKEKVEEIERQEIVEALRRSDWVKARAARVLGITERMLSYRLRKYGIKRKEVG; from the coding sequence ATGAGTTCACTAAAGGAAAAGGTTGAAGAAATCGAACGACAGGAAATAGTGGAGGCATTGAGAAGGTCTGACTGGGTAAAGGCAAGGGCCGCAAGGGTCCTCGGAATCACCGAAAGGATGCTGAGTTACAGGCTCCGCAAGTATGGCATAAAGAGAAAGGAGGTGGGGTGA
- the amtB gene encoding ammonia channel precursor, with amino-acid sequence MKKFVLFLVVTLMVFNMLGGLLHAEETSSSNPPVAEESVTPQPEKAITAVEVQRNADFIWTLMAAFLVFFMQAGFAMVETGFTRAKNAVNIIMKNLMDMSIGALAFWAVGFAVMFGATKTGWFGTTGFFLSDYANGGDPWTLAFWMFQVVFCATAATIVSGAMAERTKFVAYLAYSVVISALIYPVFGSWAWGSLFNGSGWLEGLGFIDFAGSTVVHSVGGWAALAGAIALGPRIGKYVDGKTKAIPGHSITLGALGVFILWFGWYGFNPGSTTAANTDTALIAVNTTLSAAAGAVGAMFMSWLMFKKPDATMTLNGVLAGLVGITAGCANVLPGSAAIIGLIAGVIVVLAVVFIDQVLKIDDPVGAVSVHGVCGAWGTLAAGLFNAGGFSLKIVGVQLLGIAACFLWVFPTAFILFKLLKATMGIRVTKEEELEGLDVGEHGIEAYPDFQIHPDAKTVRM; translated from the coding sequence ATGAAAAAATTCGTGCTTTTTTTGGTTGTAACTTTAATGGTTTTTAACATGCTGGGTGGATTGCTTCATGCAGAAGAGACATCCAGTTCTAACCCTCCCGTGGCTGAGGAGTCCGTGACTCCTCAGCCTGAAAAGGCAATAACCGCCGTGGAGGTACAGAGAAACGCCGACTTTATCTGGACCCTTATGGCAGCCTTTCTGGTCTTCTTCATGCAGGCCGGCTTTGCAATGGTTGAGACGGGGTTCACAAGGGCAAAGAATGCGGTAAACATCATCATGAAGAACCTCATGGATATGTCGATAGGCGCTCTGGCCTTCTGGGCAGTGGGGTTTGCGGTCATGTTCGGAGCGACGAAGACGGGCTGGTTCGGAACAACCGGCTTCTTCCTGAGCGATTATGCCAATGGCGGGGACCCATGGACCCTGGCATTCTGGATGTTTCAGGTGGTCTTCTGTGCCACAGCCGCCACCATTGTATCAGGTGCGATGGCCGAGAGAACGAAGTTCGTTGCCTATCTGGCATACTCGGTAGTAATCAGCGCCCTGATATATCCCGTCTTCGGCTCATGGGCATGGGGGAGCCTCTTTAATGGCTCGGGCTGGCTTGAAGGGCTCGGGTTCATCGATTTTGCCGGTTCTACCGTGGTTCATTCCGTTGGTGGTTGGGCTGCCCTTGCAGGTGCAATAGCACTTGGACCGAGGATAGGTAAATATGTAGACGGAAAGACAAAGGCAATACCGGGGCACAGTATTACCCTCGGCGCCCTCGGTGTCTTCATACTCTGGTTCGGGTGGTATGGCTTTAACCCGGGGAGCACCACCGCTGCCAATACCGACACTGCCCTCATCGCCGTCAACACCACCCTGTCTGCTGCAGCCGGAGCAGTGGGAGCGATGTTTATGTCCTGGCTGATGTTTAAAAAGCCTGATGCAACTATGACATTAAACGGTGTCCTTGCAGGACTCGTAGGGATTACAGCCGGCTGTGCAAACGTACTGCCGGGCAGCGCCGCTATAATCGGACTGATCGCAGGTGTGATAGTGGTTCTTGCAGTGGTGTTTATTGATCAGGTATTGAAGATAGACGATCCCGTCGGTGCAGTCTCGGTTCATGGTGTCTGTGGTGCATGGGGAACCCTGGCTGCAGGACTCTTCAATGCAGGGGGTTTCTCATTGAAGATAGTCGGTGTCCAGTTACTCGGTATCGCGGCATGCTTTCTATGGGTGTTTCCCACGGCCTTTATACTCTTTAAACTGCTAAAGGCCACAATGGGGATCAGGGTTACCAAGGAAGAGGAACTCGAGGGTCTTGATGTCGGTGAGCACGGGATAGAGGCTTACCCCGACTTCCAGATACACCCCGATGCAAAAACTGTAAGGATGTAG